The DNA segment taaacctgtgacagagcagggggtaataagttgctgcttaaattgtcacattggcactaTGCATAAAAATAccagggttttggttgtagtttgggcacttgatgtctaaaaggtttgccatcgctgctagtggttgcgaacctatgggatgggtgccagaggtggcacgcagagccctttctgtggacactcgggccatcaccacaggacagagttcaccaaaaaggaccaaatccaccaaatcttcctgcagtcccatgcaacttatgagatgctgctctcggcactcttttaaagcgacacttcattggctgtttggaaccgcGGGAAAAGGGAGGTGGTGTTGACAGAAccacattatctttggaggtcattctGCTGGAGccaacattcttcctctacagagagaccctctttctttcaactgtattggtggtcttaggaggccgatacaattgaaagatgtggaagaacacgtagttggcacttcacagttaataagtggattttggtcatagtctgggcactcgatctctaaaaggtttgccatcactggcctagcttATGCTTTACCTCCAATGTCGTTGATATCAAATGTGTTACAAAAGATCTGCATAGACGAACCAAAGTCATTCTGATAGTCTCAACTGGTCTAAGAAGGCAAGTAGGAAACAGGTTACCTCTGCATTCTACCTAAAACACTCTAAAATGACAATTGGGAAGCCACAGAGTCTGTTTGATACGACTTACGTAAGTTTGGGGCAATCACCACGAACAAGTATCACCCATTGTCGCCAACCATAATGCTGCAACAGAGCAACATCAGCGACCGCTATGGGCTGTTACAATGCCGAAATACCAGATTCTACACCTCTTTTGTCAACAAAACAATGAAACTGTTTAACCTCTTAGTcatgcggcctgaaaaggctctagtgattgggcatttttagcaaatttctgTAAGCGGGGgtataagggccataactttttttatcttgcgagctaccttaaaattttttgctgtgttttttttcgggacacatagagctagttaaaatgtaatacatttttcACTTGTGGGTTTTTGTTAAtccatcagattaatggagcagatggctgcgcatgacagttctgctccattaatctctgtggagctgaTGGGAATTGCCAAGCGCTGCGCTCACCGACAGACCCCACATCTTTGTGATCTGTGGATAgaacctaactttagtttgtgggaaaacaacCTTAATATGTccaccatgaggtcataaaagatccctgggggacattttcacttttttttttcccagcagctcagattagaccCAGTGGTCGGTgccggctctgctcctccatctatTGCGTTCCTTTagcgcgatgctgtgaggagtggGGAAgagagaagcggtaataaaccagGCTAGTGCGGGAGCAGTAGTAAACTGCAGCAACATCTCAAGAAGTTGCTGCAGACTCTGAACCTGCTTCGAAACAGGTAAATTATGCACTGGGCACTAGTAAGTAGTGCCTAAAACCACCCCAGCTCTAGACGCAACCCCACATTGCCTCTCCCAGTGATTAAATGTCTCCTATTTATACAGGGTTTTTTCTATTCTGGTTTTTTCTATGGTAATATAACAATTTCCCACTACATTGTTGTAAAAATGTGTTTCCTGTGGAGAGTTTAATGAAGATATTATTTCCATAAACCTGTCGGATTAGGTCAGGAAGCATAGTCCATTATTTATGGGTTTGTGATTATCCGTTACTTTATGGGAAGGTTTTTCATTTCTGTTGTTTGTGAATTGGTACATTACATCTTTGTCTAAATTGCTTCTTAACcatccttaaagggttttttccatTGTCATACAGGGGTAATTCCTTTGTGCTGCCTCTATGTAAAGACAATTTCTGGTGGCATACCAGTGAATAGAACAGTCACACATGCAAAGTGGTGCTCTAAACCCTGATGGACGATTTGGTCCCTCTTTCTTCCAATTGCTGGAAAAACTGTGGCACTACAGTTTACCTCAATTCACTTACATTCTTCAGGACCAGCCTAAGCTTAACACAtccatttttttgatttttttttttccaggttttcACCACCATGTGGCCATTGCATTGAATTCAGTTTGAGACCTAAAATCATGACAAAATCATAGATTTATAGCAGTTACAATGGCATATTGGCAGCAGAAGGGTAAGAAGTTAAGTGTACAACGTTTTGGCTTCTCCCAAATGGTGTGTCTTGATGGCCATTTGCGCAGTCACTCTTTGCTTGGTTTGGGCCAACTATCCTGATGAAGATTCTTTCAACATTAGGTCATTCTTATCCAGGGAAGACAATGTGGCTAAAATTTTACTTATAACTGTCCTTGGGTATTGATCTGTGAAGTTGTATTTAATTATGTATTTTGCTTAACTTTCTTATTTGTGTTTTACAGATCTAAGAAAATGGAAACTTCTACAGTCTGGTCTCCTCCAAGAAGTGCTAGCGGGACAGGCTAAGACCAGAAACAAGCTAAAGTGAGTCCAGTTGTGAATCCATCGGAATATATCCAAATACAAAATATTAAGTATGATTTTTATTTCTCTTAGTAGAATAGAATTTCTTAGTCACTAAGGACCTTGTTTCTAACATAAAGGCTTAATATAACAGATAACTTTTGATGCTAATTTAAATtgtgggggaaaaagttaatttaaagTTTGCTTGAAGATGGTGTTGACAGGTGGAATGTACAGATTGCTTATGTTCCCATAATTGGTAAGGCACCATTGGGTGCAATTTTACCAATAGGAATTGCTTTCGACTTTTAGAAGCTTTTTGATCAACTTTTAAGGCTAACGTCGGTATTTTTCAAAGGAGCGTGAATGGCAAAtttcctttttatacaatttctttGTATGATTTGCCAATTTAATTTTGGCTTTAAAGCTGCTATAAAAACTTGATCATATATCCGAAAATCTCAGCCCCGTAGCGCTAGCTGTATGTCCTGTGGGGGGCCAGGGGCCGCCAGTGCAATGGGGGAgaacatacattaaaatacaaggATTCCTGAGGCGCTAAAGGTTGACATAGCCTGAACGCCCCAGGGTAATTAACTATATATTTAGAACTATATTTCCACAATTGCGGCATATAGTTATGTcctaataagtttttttttattatttctgcgATCAGTAAACTGatcttagatgtcctttaaagggcatctacctatCAGAATGATGGACtgaatgcaaataagcctgaggggctcctggctccatagttgttaatttgcatacagtctttcatcctggtggttagtTACCCTTTAAACACGCTTTCCCTAGAACACGCACAAAAACAAACTTAATCCTAAACACGTGAGGTATTCCTAAATGCCTCATACATAAAAATAATTCTCCAGTAAGTataaggtgatctttattcacccatggcaaaataagttgcaacgtttcagctcatccatagagcctgATAATCCATGCTTGACAacggctctatggatgagctgaaacgttgcaacttattttgccatgggtgaataaagatcacctttatacttaccggagtgctgcctcatatcatttttttggatatctgaccttacaaaccggtgaatcgggtttgttggaggtgtgcacccaccactggacttgatccattatactcgctgtgctgctccacaattggACTGTTTGTAAAGATAATTCTCCCAAGTGATGCACTCTGTAACAGAAAACGTTACATTTTGGGAACCCataaaaattttaagaaaaaattgTATAGTTCTAAATCTTTGAAACAAAGATATATACATTTGGTGTCTCCATGATCATGCTGACCAAGAGCATATGTGTAATATAGATCAAACAGTGAAAGCTGAATAAATACTGGAATTTTTACCGCATGTAGAATTATTttgtgcaatgtactgggaagctagaaaatTATTAAATGGTGCTACTAGGAAATGCTATTTCTTACAAAGAAAAGTGAAAAGTAGATTTGAGTTTTGGAAAGTAGGGAGTAAGAAAACGTAAATGGGAAAAGGCCTGCAGCTTTAAAAAGTTAAGCAGTTAATGGTGATGACTTATTCTTAGGAAAGGTCATTTGTAAGCAGTTGGTGAGTGTCTCCAGAAACTTGTACTGATCAGCTCATTCAATAGGCCTTTCCTCTATCAAGTACTGAGTCCTCATGGCACAGCAATTGAAATTTTGTGGCCGCAATGCCCTGCACTGCAACTCTTTTCCATTCAAGTGATAAGTCCTCACTATTAAAGTGTTGAAATTAGTTTTAATGGATTAGGAATATGGCTGTATTCAGTGTGATATGAGTATTTCTGGCCCAAACCACAAGCAGGGAGCAGAGCTTACCTTTGTTACCTATGGTTTGTTCATTTTGGAAAATAGGGTTACAGTAAAGTCCCTTTTATTCTAGAACATTGTGCTCAGCCAATCTCCTTGACAGTCTTGGTTTAAAACATTTTATGGGTCTGATTTTTGTGTTACAAGCAAACTTGCTGTCCTACTAACTAGAAGAGTTTTGTGTGTCCCAACTGCACAAATAATATCCACCGGTCCACACTCTTGGTTTGAGATGGAGAATTTAATAAGTTGTTActttatgtaaaatataaaaaaaggttgTGCAACAGAACCCTATTTGAGCACCGAATCGGCCATTTCAGAATAAGTTGGGTGCAGTAGCTGTTGAATGAATTAGTCTTTAGCcagcaactacaggcagtccccgggttacggtacatacaagatatgttccttCAGTTTGTACTTTGAATTGAATGTAAGTTGTATGTAAGTtgcaactggtatattttataattgtaactccatacaaaaaatttttttttgtcccagtgacaatttggaGTTTCAAATTCTGTTTGCTAtgatgagaccaaggattatcaataaaccttcattacagacacgttacagctgatcactgcagcctgggactatagtaaagcactcAAAGAGCtgaaccagaggtcacagtgggcagagaggtccgtctgtatctAGGGGTTGGGtgaccttaagtaggggaccacctgtacaatgAATAGTAAGAACATTGCAGCAATGTTTTAGTCCTAAAGTGGAAACTTTCTTTCACCTTTACCCACACTTTGGATACTTTTATAAGCATTGCTTCATTCGGACACGGCTAGAATAGTTTTTCTAACCCCCACCATTTCAATGCGATCAATTTTAATATTTTCATCTCCCCACTGATTGGAGCCGGGATGTCTACTCAAATCCAGGGCCACCAGTCTGACAGAAGAGAGTctaataaacattttttattttttttgttccgAGTATGCTAATTTGTACTCTTTACTGTCAGATTGCTGGTCCTGGGCTGGATGAGACCTCCTGGTCTGCTCTGACAGCAGAGATCCAAAAACAATGACCCTGTTTGCTCAGAACTGGAGGGGAAATGGAGATAAAGGCCAGACGTTAATGTAGGTTGTGGAACATcctctttcttcctttttttttttttttttttttttttaaagaggaacATTCACAACCTCCACTAACTCCAACTTCAGTAGGTGTTAGATCACTGATCCCAGGGCAATctggttttttgtgttttctagAGACAGGTCCCCCCCCATCCGAAGCAATGACTTTCATCAGTTTTTAGCATCCAAAATGCTTATTAGGGTGCACCTACAGTATAGACTTGTTAAAATATTGGGTGCTGGTACTAACAACCCTTCTTATTCATTTAGGAATTGGAGTTGGTGGAGGTGAtaagtcttttttttaattatacatacattAACAAAGTTTTATTGCAACCATAAATTCTGCTTTAtgtgtgcatttttttttgttcatgctTTTAGCAGAATTGCTTAATTTATTTAGTTTGCAACTCCATTGTAtcatagttattttattttattttttctttttccagtccccttttctttttttttcgacCACATGGAACTTGCGAAGCCACCAAAAACGCTGTCACTTAGTGGAGTTGGGCAGTTGCCAGTTGTCCAACAAGAAGGCCTGGTTTAGGCTGCGATGGCCACTGTCATTCCCGGTGATTTGTCAGAAGTAAGAGATACCCAGAAAGTCCCTTCAGGGAAGCGTAAACGTGGTGAAACAAAACCAAGAAAAAACTTCCCTTGCCAACTGTGTGACAAGGCATTTAACAGTGTTGAAAAATTAAAAGTccattcatacactcacacaggagagaggccCTACAAGTGCACACAACAAGACTGCACCAAGGCCTTTGTTTCTAAATACAAATTATTAAGGTATACAATCTTATTTATCTTTCTGTttaaattaaagaaaaacatTCAGTTTTGGGAACTTCTACCCCCTATGGTTCTATGGTATTTGGGTGACCTATTGTGTTAATTTCTAGAATAAAGTGACTGTAATCAATGGTGTGATTGTGGTATGTACCTACTCAACCTACAAAGGTTTTAAGTAGCCATAGACTTTCAATGTCTCTTGGTCAACAGCCGTTTCTTACAAACTCCCCTATGGCTCTGTTCAACCAATTATTTGAATTGGAACATGCTGGGAGGGGAGAATGTTGTCCAGAAAGCAACATTGAATGTTGGCAGCAGGAATTGCCATGAATGTCTAATATGTGGATTATGGGGTGAGCAGAACACTGTTTTCTTCTGTACCGTTGTTCAGTCGGGTGTTAACATAGGGCCAAGATTGGAAGTGGTTGGCTCCATACTGTTTAGTGCACCATCACAGAGCCAACAGCTTCCAACATGGGCCCTGTGTTTACACCTAGCTAAATAGCTGATGCAATGattgcttttttatttatttattttttttagatatatCTGCCCATGGCTGAAAAAGTAATAGAAATCATGAAAAATTATTgaatgtttaacttttttttttttttttttttgagggtggTAACCATGTTTCAATAAGGGGCTATGCATCAATGTATTTAAATGCCATATTCTTTTTAATAGCTGCTGACATGTTTTTATCTGTGTTTCAAGGCATATGGCTACGCATTCTCCAGAGAAAACCCACAAGTGTAGTTATTGTGATAAAATGTTTCACCGAAAAGATCACCTAAAGAATCACCTTCATACACATGATCCCAATAAAGAAGCATTTAAGTGCGAAGAATGTGGAAAGAACTACAATACCAAGCTGGGGTTTAAACGTCACTTGGCCTTGCATGCTGCTACAAGTGGAGACCTCACGTGTAAAGTTTGCCTGCAGACTTTTGAAAGCACAGTGGTGCTGCTAGAGCACCTAAAGACCCATGCAGGCAAATCTTCCAGTGGTGTTAAGGAGAAAAAACACCAATGCGAGCATTGTGATCGTCGTTTTTACACCCGCAAAGACGTCCGCAGACACATGGTAGTGCACACTGGGAGAAAAGACTTCCTTTGTCAGTATTGTGCACAGAGGTTTGGGCGTAAGGATCATCTAACCCGTCATATGAAGAAAAGTCACAATCAAGAACTGCTGAAAGTGAAAACGGAACCCATGGATCTGTTGGATCATTTCACCTGCAGTGTTCCTATTAAAGATGAGCTGCTTCCCGTGATGTCCTTATCTTCCAATGAGCTGACTTCAAAGCCATTTACAAACAATTTGCAGTTGAACCTCTATAACACACAAATCCAGTCCATGCAGAGTTCTGCAACACACCAAATGGTCGCTCCACCATTGTCTTTGGGCATGCCATGCCCTATAGATATGGATCCTGTCCATCCTTCTCACCAGCTTTCGCTGAAATACCCACTCAATTCTACCTCATATGCAGTTTCAATGCCTGATAAGGAACAACCATTGAAAGTGGAGATTGAAAGTTACCTTATGGAATTGCAAAGTGGCATGACGTCCTCTTCCCAGGAGTCTCCTTCATCTAAGTTAGGTTTGGATCCTCAAGTAGGGCCGTTAGATGACAGTGCCGATGGAGTATCCCTCTCTAAAAATTCAGTTTCGATAAGCGAACCTCTCAACACTTCTTCATTGGACTTTAATCAGCTGTTTAGTTTCATACCAGCCAATGGTCCACCTTACAGTACACCTGTATCCGTTGGGAGTTTAGGAATGGGTTACTCTCAAGAGGAGGCCAGTTCATCAATGGCACAGCTTCCCCCACAACCACAGGATCCTCAAGACCCTAGCAATAATATATGTTTTGGTTCGTTACACTCACTATCCTCTGCTTTTACAAGCAACCTGAATACAACCACAACATTGCCACGATTTCATCAAGCTTTCCAGTAGGATGTCAATGGATTGCTTTAGatagctgaatttttttttttatcttagtgCCAATGAAAAGGCTTTAAAACAAATAGTCTATTCATTAACAATCTCGTTAAGCCAGTACATTAGCTTTTCACCTTTTTACAAGTGTCTTAATTGTTTACTTTGGAATTAGATGCTTTACAATATGTGGTTGTATTTTTTATACTGCCGGCTGTGTCTTGATTTTGTTTCTACCTGTAGAGATAGATCTTCTTGGCTCTGCTTCCTGTGAAATTATTCCTAGTGTTCCATTTCTACGTAAAGAAGAATCGGTGGCTGAATAACGCCTGTTGGTGGGTTTTATGTGAAAACGGAACATATGTTACGATCAACGGTGATGAGTCAAATCTTTTTGGTTTTAGATTGGCAAAATTATAGGTGATAAAATGTAACGAACCTATGTGCCCAGGCCTGCATCTGACTGGCAAGCAGCTTCAGTAttatgcaatacaattgtttgtaAAATGTTGGATGCACTTTTGCATGAATCGGAAATTGTCTTCACCCCTTGGTTGGCATCTAATTTGCTGTGTGCtttttgttctgtttgtttttttttttttccttttttttttttttttttttttttttcctcctgaaGATTGTATCGAAATGCCTCATCTTGTAGTGTTTAATTACTACATATGTGCCTTCAGTAAGCCAGTCTCCTATATatctacatttatatatattattctatGCGACTATCTGTTTGAGTGGTACTATATTGCCATTTATCAGATATGCGCTGCCAGCACTTGCAAATATATGTACTTGgttcggggtttttttttttttttttttttttttaaccaagatTTAATTCAGGACTCGTGTGAAAGCATATTGCTTACGCCACTTTGCTTGGTAACAGTTATCTTGCCCCATCAACATGCTCTGCTATCTGTTAGGCATTAGGGAAAAAAAAGTCTATAGCCGAAGAGTTACATGGttaatatatatgaatatatatataaaaaaaataaattagttaTAATAATGCATACCAGATGAAATGTGGCAGGGcataaatataaacatttatGGGAAGAAAGTTTCCATTTTATTTTCTTAGTAAAACATTTtagctatttttttttctgtaacttGTAAATATTCATTGTATGTTTAACAGTATTTTCTTTTAAAGGCATTATATAGTAGATATAgtatttttaaaatgcaaattgGGTCTGTGTTTTCAgagttaaaaacaaaacaaaaaaaaattatacaaacaaaaataaatctgTGCTTATGAATTGCACGCACAGCTCGGATTAAAAACTTCATCCTATAGTTTCTATGAAACACATTTATGGCTTTCATTGAGCATGTGGTGTTCAACATTGCCTTTTTATTCTCAAAGTAAAAATTAAATCTAGAAGGGAATATCTGAAATATTTGTTAGGAACCATTTttcaggagattttttttttttgtagtaataCGTGCTCATATCACCTGTgctcgtatttttttttttttgcactacaCGTTGATTTGTACtttgcattttttgttttttaaaattttattcttGTGTAGTGTTTTAGCCTTTTTACTTCAAAGATGGTTGATTAGCATAACAAATATTTCTGAAATGTAGACTCTCTTCATTTGCATTTAGGGTCTGTTCAAATATATAAgttgccataattttttttttttaaatcaaatttatTGGGGGAAATTTCTGAAAGTGTCTGAATAGAACAGTACAGCGTTAGACTCCACACTTGCCAGATTAAACTACTCTGTATAAATCATCCAGCATgataaaagggcatctaccactaggatgaaggactgtatacaaataagcctgaggggctccaggttccatagctgttaatggagccccttgggctcatttgcatacagtatttcatcctgctggtagatgtcctttaagactgtAGAGTCTACTTCAGACCAGCTATTAGTTGATCTAATTTATGTCTGAATTTTCTGTTGCACATGCTAGGGCAGCTGGTGCTAAAACCCTTAATAGATGTGGCACAATTTATTTCAGGGGTAAATTAGTCTAGAATTCTAGCAAAGATTGATAAGCCTCAACCAGCCTcaagattgacagattgataagcCTCAACCATTATCTTTGCATTGGTTTTTCCATCTGTTGATTTGGggttagaaaaaaagaaaacttttggTAACATGTGTGTGAACGGACCCTTATTTCTATCCAAATAATGGGCAGACCTCCTAATACATCTAACATTTTATACCAGTCAATTATTTATGCCACTGTTATGAAGGCTTAATTAAGATTTTGCCACATCTCTTGCATCATGGCCTTATATTGGATTTTTGGGGATAAAGAAAAGTgccatatatttatattataatagTATACTATCTTTCAGTTACTATTTGGATATAGAACTTGTGTattttgtatgtatgtttgtgtataggtatcatatataaatatataaaacttgCGCCAATGCCCTTAAAGGAATAAATAGCCAAATTTTcactattctttaaaaaaaaattgtattccaTTCAGAAAAAGACAATATGTTGAACCTTTTTATTAGGTCATCATGGCTTCAAATGAGCTATAATGTAACAGTTGTCTTACCCTAAATGTCAAATATATAAGCAATTATTTTTTAATACCTTAATAATCATCCCCATTCTGTACTTCATATCCTTATTACCCAGTACCTATTGGCCACTTATGTCCCTTTCAGTACTGGATATGCATTCTGAAACCTATAGGAGCACTGGATGAGTCCATTACTGAGAGGGTTAATGTTATTTCCAAAAATATGCTGTTTATTTTTACCACATTTTCTTCTAAGCTTAGTACATTCTATGTGTGTTGCATGTCCAAACTCTAATTTGTGGATTACAGTGATTTGTTAATTTAGCCAGTacttaattttaacttttttttttttggcgtcaACATATGCTGACTGATACATGAGCCAGAGCTGTTTGCATTGAAGATATGAATGTTAAGAAGACCTATTTCAGGATCATTTACTAGTTAGCTTGATGTGTGTCATAGGCCAAtattttgtaaagaaaaaaaaaaatttaagcttGGTTGACCTCTATGTTACACATATTTTGAGATATagcacttttttgggaaaatttaaaaaaaaaaaagctaaaaacaaacattttatgaGAAAATTAAGGTAATGCTTTTATTATAGACTTTCTTAATAATGTGTTCAGTTTCCATTTAGATAAAGTATGTAGGATTTTAGTAATAATGCTTTGTGTACAAAATGATAAAACCCTAGTTTTGAACAGGTACAACTTTATTTTACAGTGTTTGCTTAACAGTTTGCTATATTGCACAAACCAATGTCtctgtatttgtttttttctctttatttttgcTGCCAGAGATACTTGTGGGGTATTGCAGAATTTCACAATGGATTCCAGTCACACAAGTGTTATCGCTGTTTTCAGTTGTTACTGATGAGGTTTACACATTTCAAGACATGCTGCCTTCTTCAGCCAGAGTACAATATAAATGGGCACACACAGCCAATTGATTGAATGTAGTAATGTTTTGGATgcatatcatttttcaaattgcaCCCAGTTGCTGCTCTACTACATCCCCCCCaactggacaatttttttttttacataatacaATTATTCAATAAAATGATGACATTTGCCAACCTTTCACAAAATACACTTACATATGtcatattccaaaaaaaaaaaataataataatatatatatattatatatataaaaattggtgATGGTATTTTAGAAAATCCTTTTTAAGTAAATGATCTATAGGCCCTACAGAGATCTCTGGATTTGGAGGTGATCTACTTATCCTCTCAGTTTGGAGCTATGATGGGAATTTCCCTTTTTCTATGAATATATTTAAATACTTCATTGTGTAAAACTATCATGTTCTTCTAATCACATTTCCCCTTTC comes from the Engystomops pustulosus chromosome 5, aEngPut4.maternal, whole genome shotgun sequence genome and includes:
- the PLAG1 gene encoding zinc finger protein PLAG1, with protein sequence MATVIPGDLSEVRDTQKVPSGKRKRGETKPRKNFPCQLCDKAFNSVEKLKVHSYTHTGERPYKCTQQDCTKAFVSKYKLLRHMATHSPEKTHKCSYCDKMFHRKDHLKNHLHTHDPNKEAFKCEECGKNYNTKLGFKRHLALHAATSGDLTCKVCLQTFESTVVLLEHLKTHAGKSSSGVKEKKHQCEHCDRRFYTRKDVRRHMVVHTGRKDFLCQYCAQRFGRKDHLTRHMKKSHNQELLKVKTEPMDLLDHFTCSVPIKDELLPVMSLSSNELTSKPFTNNLQLNLYNTQIQSMQSSATHQMVAPPLSLGMPCPIDMDPVHPSHQLSLKYPLNSTSYAVSMPDKEQPLKVEIESYLMELQSGMTSSSQESPSSKLGLDPQVGPLDDSADGVSLSKNSVSISEPLNTSSLDFNQLFSFIPANGPPYSTPVSVGSLGMGYSQEEASSSMAQLPPQPQDPQDPSNNICFGSLHSLSSAFTSNLNTTTTLPRFHQAFQ